CTGCCGATCAGGGCCACCGGCCGGTGGGACGCGGCGGCCGCGTAACTGCTGACGAGGCCCTGGATGCGCTGCCCCCCGATCTCCACCTCCAGCTGCGAATGGACCGCAGCCCCCAGCAGACCCGCGTCAATATTGGTGATCAGGTTGCCGAAACGATCCACTGCAACAACGACGCCGCTGACGGCATCGGCCCCGTCCGGGCGCGCCGAGGGCAGATCGATGCGCACCAGGTCACCGGCCGCCATGGGCGGTCCCAGGCGTTTCAGGGACATCCCGTCGGCCACGGCGGCCGCCACCGGTGCAAAAATATCGCGACCGTGAAAGGTCCGGCTGATCGGCTCCAGGAAAAAGGCGGCGTTTTCGACCCGCACGACCGCCTTCGGCCGGGGGTCCTGCAAAACGGCGCTCAAAACACCGTTGTCGGGCGCGAGAAAAAGCGGCCCGTCCTCCAGAGAAAGGATCACCACCGCCCGCTGGCTGCCGACCCCTGGGTCCACCACCACCACGTGCAGCGTGGATTGCGGAAAGTAGGGGTAGGCGGCCTTGAGCATCAGGGCCGCGCCGGGCACGTCCTGGGGGTCCAGCATGTGGGAGATATCCACCACCACCGCGTTGGGTTTGCGGGCCAGGATAACCCCTTTGACGACCCCCACGTACTCGTCCCGGGTGCCGAAATCGGTCAGCAGGCTGATCAGGCGCATGGGTTCAGGGTCCGTTAGAAAAGCGATTTCTGAACGGGGACCCCCAGATGCCGGTGAGCGCTTTCGGAGGTTTTGCGCCCCGCTGAGGTCCGCATGATATAACCTATCTTAAGCAGATAGGGCTCCACCACGTCCACCAGGGTATCGCCCTCCTCCTGCAGGGTGGCGGCAATCGCCTCGATTCCCACCGGCCCGCCGTTGTAATAGCGGACGATGGTTTTCAGATAGCGCCGGTCAAGCGGCGTCAGCCCCTTTTCGTCGACCCCTTCCAGGGCCAGGGCGGCGGTCACGTTGGCACGGCTGATGACCCCGTCGGCCCGCACCTGGGCATAGTCCCGAACGCGCTTCAGGAGGCGGTTGACGATCCGCGGCGTGCCCCGGCAGCGCCGGGCGAGTTCGGCCGCCCCGCCGTGATCGATTTCGACCTCCAGCAGCGCCGCGGAACGCTGGACGATCTTGACGAGGTCGGCTTCGGCGTAAAAATCCAGGCTGCGAAAAATGCCGAAGCGGTCCCGCAGGGGGGCCGAAAGGAGCCCCACGCGGGTGGTGGCCCCCACGAGGGTGAAGCGCTTCAGGCGAAAGCGGTGACTGCGGGCATGAGCCCCTTTGTCGAAAATGAAATCCACCGCGAAGTCCTCCATCGCCGGGTAGAGGAACTCTTCCACCGACTTGGGGACCCGGTGGATCTCGTCGATGAAGAGGACGTCGTTTTCCTCCAGGTGGGTCAGAATGCCGATCAGGTCCCCGCCCTTTTCCAAGGCCGGCCCGGAGGTGACCGTCAACTCGCCCCCCATCTCGTTGGCGATAATGTGGGCCAGGGTGGTTTTGCCCAGCCCCGGGGGCCCGTGGAACAGGACGTGCTCCAACGGTTCGTGCCGCAGGCTGGCGGCTTCGATTGCGATTTGGAGGGTCTCCACCGCCTCGAGCTGTCCCACATAGTCCGCCAGGCGCTCCGGCCGCAGCGAGAGGATTTCCGGCTCGCGGTCGATGGGCAGCGGCGACTTGGAGAGGATTCCCTGGACCTCACCGCGCTGGGTGATAACGTCATTTGCCATGGTGCATTCACCGGGGTGAGCGGAGGCGGGGCGCCGGCCGCAGGCGGGGCGCGTTTCAGCCCTCCTGGGCGCCGCGGTAAACCTCCTCGAAGAGTTCTTCCGGGGTGGCGATCGCCCGGTTGCGTTTCATCGCGGCCACCACCATCGCGCGAGCATCGGCGCGGCCGTAGCCCAACTGGCTGATCAGCACATCGACCACCTGCTGCTGGAAATCCTCGGCAGCCGGGGCCATAACTTCTCCGGGGGAGCGGATCAGGGCGAACTTGCCCATTTTACCTTCCAGGGTGGCGATGATCTTGCGCGCGGTGCGTTCTCCGATGCCCCTGAGGTTCTTCAACGTCGCCACATCGCGCGCCTCGATAGCCCTGGCGATCTGGCCCACCGGGAGATTGAGCGCCTTGACCGCCTTGAGCGGACCGATGGCCTCGACCGAAATGAACAGTTGAAAAAACTCCCGCTCGGCCTCCATCGTGAAGCCGATCAGGACCGGTTTGGGCTGGCGTTCGGTCTGGTAGTGGAAGATGTAGAGGCAAAGGCTCTCCCCCAGCGCCTTGCCCTTGATCGCGTCCATGACCACCGCCGGCAGCATGACCTCGTAGCCCACCTGGTTGGCCAGCAGCAGTATCCGCTCTTCACCGCGATTGAGAAGCCTGCCCTCGAGATATCCGATCATGTCCACCTGGTGGGCTGCTGGAGATCAACCGGTCGGCGTCCGACACCCCTTGAGGGTCTGTTCGTAGCGAAAAAGGCCGATCAGGGCCAACGCCAAGGCATCCGAAAGGTGGTCGGGCCGAATGGGCGCGGTCAACTTCAGCTGATGCCGGACCGCCCGTTCGAGCTGATCTTTGCCGGCGTTGCCGCTGCCGGTGAGCACCATCTTGGCCTCCCGCACCGGCACTTCAGCCACCGGCAGGCCGCTGCGGCAGGCCGCCAGCAGGATCACGCCGATGACTTTTCCCAGGACAATCCCCGACTTGGGGAACTTGTTGAGAGAGTAGACATCCTCGACCACCATCAGGTCCGGCCGCTCGTCCGCCAGCACCCGGCCCAACCGCTCGAAGAGCGCTTCCAGGCGCGCCGCCGTCGCCAGGGTCTTGTCCGTCCGGATCATGCCGCAGGAGTAGCCCGCCACGGCCAACCCCCGGCCGACCACAATCCCCACACCGGTGGCCGCCAGACCCGGATCGATCCCGATGACCTTCACCATCGCGATTAAAGCCGAGGCCCGGGGCAGCCCCGGGTTGTAAGCGGCCTGCCGTGCCGGCTCACTTCATCCCCTGGAGTGTATTGGCGGCGATCCCGGCTTCACTGCTGTCAGGGTACTTCTGAATCAGGGACTCCAGGATCAAGCGTGCGTTGGCATTGTCGCCGAGGTTGCTGAAGGCGAACCCCTGCTTGAGCAGGGCGGCCGGCAGCTTGTTGCCTTTGGGGTACTTTTCGACGACCTTCTGGTATTCCAGAATGGCCTTTTCGAACCATTTTTCGCGGTAATAGGTTTCCCCCACCCAAAACTGGGCGCTGTTGGCCTGGGGCGAGTCGGGGAAGTCGGCCACCAGCTTTTCAAACAGGCCGCGGGCCTTGGCAAAGTCCCCCTGTTCAAAGGCGGCCCGCGCGGCGGCGTAGCGCTCTTTTTCGCCCGTGGGCGCCGCAGCGGCCTCGCCGGCCGGGGCGGGGGAAGCAGCCGGCTTGGCGCCAGTGGCGGCGGCGGCGTCCAGGTTGAGGTAGGCTTCAAGCTGCCGGATGCGGTCCTCCAGGCCGAGCAGCTTGCCTTCCAGGCTGGCCGCTTTCTGCCCGCGCTGCTGGATGTCGCTTTCCGCCTCGCCCAGCTTCTGGGCGGTTTTGAACTCCACCTCTTCCAGCCGCCCGCTCAACACGCGCAGTTCCTCTTCGAGGTTCTCGATGCTGACCCGCAGGCTCGCCGCCTGACTCTTGATTTCGGAATCCTTGGATTCCAGGCTCTGGCGGGTGTCTTCAAGCTCCCGGCTCTGCTTTTCCAGAACGGCATTGCGGCGTTCCACCGAGGCCAGCCGGCGATCCAGGGTGATCACGTCCTGCTGCGTGGCGCAGCCGGTGGCCAGGGTTGTCAAAACCAATAAAACGACGGGTAGGGTTCTCATGGCAGGTTTGTTCCGATAAACCGGTGCGGTTGCCGAAAAAGCTTACCCGCCCGAAGGCGGGTAAGGGGCCAGAAGGCACGCGGCAGACGGGTAAGCCCATCTGCCGTTCACACGCTCGGCGGCCGTCGAAGGGGATCAACGGCGGAGAGCAAATTTTATTCGATGACGAATTGGGCCCGCCGGTTCTTGGCCCAGGCTTCCTCGTTGCTGCGGGGATCGATCGGGCGCTCCTCGCCGTAGCTGATGGTGGTCAGCCGGGAGGGGGAGATGCCCAGATCCACCAGAAAGGACTTGGCGGACTCGGCGCGGCGCTCCCCCAGCGCGAGGTTGTACTCGGTGGTGCCGCGTTCGTCGGTGTGGCCTTCGATGATGGCCGTGACGTTGGGGTTGGCCCTCATCCAGTCGGCCTTGTTTCTGAGTATTTCCTGGGCTTCCGGCAGCAGCCGGGATTTATCGAACTCGAAGTAGATGTTCTCGTTCATGAAACGGCTGCGCTCGGCGTCCATCGCCTGCTGGGAGAGCAGCTGCTCCTGCTGGAGGCGCTCCTCCTCCAGGGCCCGCTGCCGTGCCAGCTCTTCCTGGCGGGTGCGCTCGGCGTCCAGCGCGGCCTGATCGGCCTGGGTTGCGGAGGTGACCCCGCTCTTGGCGCAAGCGCTCATCATCAGCGCCATCGGCAGCAGCATCAAGAGCGCCACCATCAGCCACATTCTTCTTTTCATCCGACCTCCTCCTTTTGCATATCGCAGTAAAAGCGGTTGACCTTCAATTTACGATTCTGCGCGACCACTTGGGGTTGGTCTGCTCCCCCGGAAGGGCCAGCAACCGGCGTTGATCGGTACCGTAGCCGGTCATGACATAGATCCGGTAGGGGCCTTCGCGGTTTGAACTGAAAACGACCAGGCTGCCATCCGGGGACCAGGACGGGGATTCATTGTTCCCGGTGTTGCGCGTCAGCTGGAGCCTTTTTCTAGTTCCCAAGTCAATGACGTAGATATTAAACCCCCCATCCTCGGCGGACGAGTAAGCGATCCGGTCGCCCTGGGGCGACCAGCTGGGGGTGGTGTTGTAACGCCCCTCGAAGGTGAGTCTTTCTTCGCGTCCGCTGACCAGGTCCTGCACGTGTATCTGGGGGGTTCCGGAGCGGTTGGAGACAAAGGCCAGCTTGCGGCCGTCCGGCGACCAGACCGGCGAGATGTCTATGCCTTTACTCACCGTCACCCTTTTAATGATTTTTCCAGCGCCGGTCAACAGATAAATTTCCGGGTCGCCGGAAAAGGAAAGCGTTGCGGCCAGCTCGAATTTATCGGGTGCCCAGGCCGGGGTCGCATTGAGCCCCGGGCGATCGACGAGGCTGCCCCGGCGCTGGACCAAGTTGCGGATATAAATATCCGGCTTGCCTTTGCGGTAGGAGGTGTAAGCCAACCACTTGCCGTCCGACGACCAGTCCGGCGAGAGTGTGATGGCCTTGTTGTGGGTCACCTGCTGGGGGTCGTGACCGTCGAAATCGGCTGTGAAGATTTCCTTGTTGCCCGGGCCGTTTGAGACAAATGCGATCCGGCTGTCGAAAATGCCGCGGTTGCCGGTGAGCGCGAAGATCACCTCGCCGCAGAAGCGGTGAACCATCCGCCGCTGGTCGCCGACCAGGCCCTTGTAGCGCTTGCCGATCAACAGCTGGGACTTGAAGGTGTCGAAAAGACGCAGTTCCATTTCGATGTATTGGTCTTTCAGCGACAGGCCGCCGGTCACGAGCAACTCCGCACCGATGGCGGTCCAGTCCTGAAATTTGATGTTGGGGGCGATGATCCCCATCGTTTCGGGCTTGACCAGAAAGGCGCCGCTATCCAGGATCTTGAAATAGCCGGTAAACTCCAGCGCTCCGGCCAGCTGTTCGGCGGCCTGGGCGGCCGCCTGGCGTTCGGCCGGGTGGCCGCCCACCGCCTTGAAGTCCGGAACGGCCATGGGGATCTTGCGCAGAAACGGGTTGGTGATGTCGATGTAGTCATAGTCGGCACGCGCAACCCCCGCAAGGGCCAGCAGGCATGCCAGCAGGGCCGTGGCCAACAGGTGCAAGCGGATGGGGGCCATAAGGGCAGTCAAACTCCTATGATGCGTGATGCGCCAGGGCGCTCCTGGAACGCTGTGAAAAAGCTAGCGCAGGCCTTCGGGGCCGAAGCGCAGCCCCACCTCCACATAGGCGGCCCTGAGGCCGGCGGGGTGCGGATCGACGGGGTTGGATTTCACGACGGCCTTGTAGGCCGAATCGTCCAGATAGGCGTTGCCCGAGCGATCGGTGAAAAAGATGTCGCGGATTTCGCCGTTGGGCATCACTTTGAAGACCAGGCTGGCCCGAATGTTCTTGTTGCTGCCGGCCAGCTGCTCCGAGAAGGCCCAGTTTTTCTGGACCCGGTAGGCGATTTCAACGCGGTAGATGTCCTTCAGGTCCGACACTTCCCCGCCCCCGCCGCCGCCCGGAGGCCCGCTTTTGCCCTGACCCGCGGTCGGCGCGCCGCCGTCGCCGGCCTTCTCGCCGGCCCCCGGGGCGGGGCTTTTGTCCACCTGTTGGCGCAGGCGTTCGAAGGCGGCCGCCAACGGGTCGGGGCGGTTGGCTTCCACCGCCTTTTCGATTTTCGCCAGGGCGCTGTCTATGACCTTCTCCGACTGGAAGGTTTGGCGCTTGAGCGAGGCCTTGGGCTTGGGCGGCTCGGGTGCCGCCGTCGCCGTGACGGGGGGTGCCGGCGCCGGGGCCTCGGGCTCGGGGACCCTGATTTCCGGTTTGGGGGCCACCTTGGCGGTTATGGTCTTGGGAGGGGCGCTTTTGACCGGTTCGGGGGCTTTCGGGACCGGCGCCGGATCCTTTTCGGGGGCGACGGCGGCCCCCCCGCCCCCCTGGGGCTCGGCCAGGCTCACCAGGTCGACGTTGATCACCGGCGGGGAGAACGACGGGCGCGATTTCGGCGCGGGGGCGAAAACTAGGGCCGCAAACAGGAAAAAATGGCACAGCAGCGAAAGGACAAGGGGCAGCCCCCAGGCGGGGCGCTCAGCGCGCCCCCCGCCCAAAAGATGGTGTTGGAAATCGGACCGCTCGTCCATCAACTTCCTTTTTCGGGCGCGGCGGCCTTCTCATCCGGGGAGAGCGGCATGGTGATCATGCCGAGCTTTTCGACCCCGGCCGCCTTGACCTCGGCCATTACCCGCACGACGATGCCGTAGGCGATGTCCCGGTCGGCCTTGAGAAACACCTGCCGGTCCTCGCGCCCCTCCAGTATTTTGAGCAGTTTTTGCTGCAGAAAGTCCATCTCGACCTGCAGTTCGTTGATGAACACCTGCTGATTTTTGTCCACCGTGATCACCAGGTGCTCCTGATCGGACTGCAGGGGCGCCGAGCTGGCCTCGGGCAGGGAGACATCCACCCCCTGGACCATCATCGGTGCGGTCACCATGAAAATGATCAGCAAGACCAGCATGACGTCCACGAAGGGCGTCACGTTGATTTCGGACATCAGACCGCTGTCGCTGCCGCCGGCATTCATCCCCGCCTCCTCTCGATGCGCAGAATGTCGCGCTCGACGATATTCAGAAAATCGGCCGCGAAGCTCTGCAGCTCGGACTCGATGGTGCGAATTTTCTGGGTGAAATAGTTGAATCCGATCACCGCCGGGATGGCCACCGCCAGGCCGGCCGCCGTGGCCACGAGGGCCTCGGAGATCCCGGGGGCGACAACGGCGAGGCTGGCGGAGCCCCGCAGACCGATGCCGTGAAAGGAGCCCATGATGCCCCAAACCGTCCCGAAAAGACCGATAAACGGGGTGGTGTTGCCGGCCGTCGCCAGAAACGGGACCAATTGGGACATCCGCGTGGTTTCGGTGTTGATGGCGCGCCGCAGGGCGCGATTGACGTTGCTGGTGCCGGCAAACTGCATGGTGATCTGCCCCTGGCCGTCATCCGCATCCGAGGCGCCCCCGGGTTCCGGACCCGCCGCCTGGCTGATCTTCTTAAGCTCCACGTAGCCGATCCGGAAGACCCGCGCGATCGGACTGCCGCTGAGGGTCTTGGCCTTCTTGAAGGCATCCGAGAGATCGCGACTTTTCCAGAAGAAGTCGATAAAGGCCGCGCTCTGCTGAAAGGCCCGGCGGATGTAACGGTATTTGATCACAATGATGGACCAGGTGGCGATGGAAAAGAAAAGCAGCAGGAGCAGCACAAACTTTACCATCGGGCCGGCATTGCTGATCATCTGGATCAGGTCGAAGTCTTGGGGAATCATCGTTGCTCCACTATGCAAAGGATGTTTGGGGGTCCAAAAGGCCGCGCGATCGGTTTACCAACGCCCACTGCGGGGACCGCCCCGCCGGGGACGGGGCGTCATCGCGACCCCTTGGGGCGACGGCTGAAAGGCGGACACCCGTTATGCCGTCCGCCGCGCCGGGCATCCCGGCGATGGCCGCAGGGGTCTGCTGCCTGCCGGTCTTTTTCGCGATTGGGGTCTGCAGGGGAAAAAGTCACTCGGGACGCCGGGGCAGCCGGTCGCGAGGCTGTCGGGGAATTCAGGCTGCCGCATCGCGGCGCACCCTTTCTCCGAGGGGCGCCGGATCAGGATTTTTTCCGATTTATACGACGTTGACGGCGCTGTCAAGGCGTTTGGCGTGCGGCAAGTCAACAGCGCTATTGCCTATCGGCCCGGTTCCTGATATTTTATATTTTTTATTTTTCCGGAACCCACTGGATGAGGGCTTCCCGCCGCCGCGTACCGGACCCGCCTGCAACCGCCCGCCCCTCATCATGTCCCGAAGCGGCCCGTGGCCGCGTCACCTCAAGGTATCACCGCCGATGGATCCGATCGCCAACTTCCTCTTCGAGGCCCGCATGCTGAAGGCGCTGCCGCGCTCGGGCTACCAGTTCCTGGGCAACGGCCGCGAGAGCGTCGCCGAACACGTCTACATCACCACCATGATCGGCTTTGTCATGGCGCAGCTTAACCCGGATGTCGACAGCCTGCGCCTGATGGGCATGTGCCTGCTGCACGACCTGCCCGAGGCCCGCACCGGGGATCTCAACAGCGTCCAGAAATGCTACGTAACCGCCCGGGAGCACCAGGCCCTCGCCGACACCGTCGCCGCGCTGCCCTTCGGTCCCGCCATCGACGTCCTGCTGGCGGAATTCAACGCCAACCAGACCCCCGAGGCCCGCTTGGCCCACGACGCCGACCAGCTATCGTTTATCCTGGACCTCAAGGCGCTGGCCGATGTGGGCTACCGCACGCCCCAGAAGTGGATCGCGCACGTCGTCCAGCGGCTGCGCACCGACACCGGCAAAGCCATGGCGGACAGTATTCTGCGGACCGACTGGGACGCCTGGTGGCTCAAAAATTATGTTGACA
This genomic interval from Desulfobacteraceae bacterium contains the following:
- the ybgF gene encoding tol-pal system protein YbgF, yielding MRTLPVVLLVLTTLATGCATQQDVITLDRRLASVERRNAVLEKQSRELEDTRQSLESKDSEIKSQAASLRVSIENLEEELRVLSGRLEEVEFKTAQKLGEAESDIQQRGQKAASLEGKLLGLEDRIRQLEAYLNLDAAAATGAKPAASPAPAGEAAAAPTGEKERYAAARAAFEQGDFAKARGLFEKLVADFPDSPQANSAQFWVGETYYREKWFEKAILEYQKVVEKYPKGNKLPAALLKQGFAFSNLGDNANARLILESLIQKYPDSSEAGIAANTLQGMK
- a CDS encoding TonB C-terminal domain-containing protein translates to MDERSDFQHHLLGGGRAERPAWGLPLVLSLLCHFFLFAALVFAPAPKSRPSFSPPVINVDLVSLAEPQGGGGAAVAPEKDPAPVPKAPEPVKSAPPKTITAKVAPKPEIRVPEPEAPAPAPPVTATAAPEPPKPKASLKRQTFQSEKVIDSALAKIEKAVEANRPDPLAAAFERLRQQVDKSPAPGAGEKAGDGGAPTAGQGKSGPPGGGGGGEVSDLKDIYRVEIAYRVQKNWAFSEQLAGSNKNIRASLVFKVMPNGEIRDIFFTDRSGNAYLDDSAYKAVVKSNPVDPHPAGLRAAYVEVGLRFGPEGLR
- the ruvB gene encoding Holliday junction branch migration DNA helicase RuvB, producing MANDVITQRGEVQGILSKSPLPIDREPEILSLRPERLADYVGQLEAVETLQIAIEAASLRHEPLEHVLFHGPPGLGKTTLAHIIANEMGGELTVTSGPALEKGGDLIGILTHLEENDVLFIDEIHRVPKSVEEFLYPAMEDFAVDFIFDKGAHARSHRFRLKRFTLVGATTRVGLLSAPLRDRFGIFRSLDFYAEADLVKIVQRSAALLEVEIDHGGAAELARRCRGTPRIVNRLLKRVRDYAQVRADGVISRANVTAALALEGVDEKGLTPLDRRYLKTIVRYYNGGPVGIEAIAATLQEEGDTLVDVVEPYLLKIGYIMRTSAGRKTSESAHRHLGVPVQKSLF
- a CDS encoding Holliday junction DNA helicase RuvA; translated protein: MIGYLEGRLLNRGEERILLLANQVGYEVMLPAVVMDAIKGKALGESLCLYIFHYQTERQPKPVLIGFTMEAEREFFQLFISVEAIGPLKAVKALNLPVGQIARAIEARDVATLKNLRGIGERTARKIIATLEGKMGKFALIRSPGEVMAPAAEDFQQQVVDVLISQLGYGRADARAMVVAAMKRNRAIATPEELFEEVYRGAQEG
- a CDS encoding MotA/TolQ/ExbB proton channel family protein; this translates as MIPQDFDLIQMISNAGPMVKFVLLLLLFFSIATWSIIVIKYRYIRRAFQQSAAFIDFFWKSRDLSDAFKKAKTLSGSPIARVFRIGYVELKKISQAAGPEPGGASDADDGQGQITMQFAGTSNVNRALRRAINTETTRMSQLVPFLATAGNTTPFIGLFGTVWGIMGSFHGIGLRGSASLAVVAPGISEALVATAAGLAVAIPAVIGFNYFTQKIRTIESELQSFAADFLNIVERDILRIERRRG
- a CDS encoding SAM-dependent chlorinase/fluorinase, giving the protein MRLISLLTDFGTRDEYVGVVKGVILARKPNAVVVDISHMLDPQDVPGAALMLKAAYPYFPQSTLHVVVVDPGVGSQRAVVILSLEDGPLFLAPDNGVLSAVLQDPRPKAVVRVENAAFFLEPISRTFHGRDIFAPVAAAVADGMSLKRLGPPMAAGDLVRIDLPSARPDGADAVSGVVVAVDRFGNLITNIDAGLLGAAVHSQLEVEIGGQRIQGLVSSYAAAASHRPVALIGSRATLEIAVNCGNAAETLAVGRGAAVRVAWPAGA
- the tolB gene encoding Tol-Pal system beta propeller repeat protein TolB, which translates into the protein MAPIRLHLLATALLACLLALAGVARADYDYIDITNPFLRKIPMAVPDFKAVGGHPAERQAAAQAAEQLAGALEFTGYFKILDSGAFLVKPETMGIIAPNIKFQDWTAIGAELLVTGGLSLKDQYIEMELRLFDTFKSQLLIGKRYKGLVGDQRRMVHRFCGEVIFALTGNRGIFDSRIAFVSNGPGNKEIFTADFDGHDPQQVTHNKAITLSPDWSSDGKWLAYTSYRKGKPDIYIRNLVQRRGSLVDRPGLNATPAWAPDKFELAATLSFSGDPEIYLLTGAGKIIKRVTVSKGIDISPVWSPDGRKLAFVSNRSGTPQIHVQDLVSGREERLTFEGRYNTTPSWSPQGDRIAYSSAEDGGFNIYVIDLGTRKRLQLTRNTGNNESPSWSPDGSLVVFSSNREGPYRIYVMTGYGTDQRRLLALPGEQTNPKWSRRIVN
- the pal gene encoding peptidoglycan-associated lipoprotein Pal, coding for MKRRMWLMVALLMLLPMALMMSACAKSGVTSATQADQAALDAERTRQEELARQRALEEERLQQEQLLSQQAMDAERSRFMNENIYFEFDKSRLLPEAQEILRNKADWMRANPNVTAIIEGHTDERGTTEYNLALGERRAESAKSFLVDLGISPSRLTTISYGEERPIDPRSNEEAWAKNRRAQFVIE
- a CDS encoding HD domain-containing protein — translated: MDPIANFLFEARMLKALPRSGYQFLGNGRESVAEHVYITTMIGFVMAQLNPDVDSLRLMGMCLLHDLPEARTGDLNSVQKCYVTAREHQALADTVAALPFGPAIDVLLAEFNANQTPEARLAHDADQLSFILDLKALADVGYRTPQKWIAHVVQRLRTDTGKAMADSILRTDWDAWWLKNYVDSPKRS
- the tolR gene encoding protein TolR; translated protein: MNAGGSDSGLMSEINVTPFVDVMLVLLIIFMVTAPMMVQGVDVSLPEASSAPLQSDQEHLVITVDKNQQVFINELQVEMDFLQQKLLKILEGREDRQVFLKADRDIAYGIVVRVMAEVKAAGVEKLGMITMPLSPDEKAAAPEKGS
- a CDS encoding crossover junction endodeoxyribonuclease RuvC, with protein sequence MVKVIGIDPGLAATGVGIVVGRGLAVAGYSCGMIRTDKTLATAARLEALFERLGRVLADERPDLMVVEDVYSLNKFPKSGIVLGKVIGVILLAACRSGLPVAEVPVREAKMVLTGSGNAGKDQLERAVRHQLKLTAPIRPDHLSDALALALIGLFRYEQTLKGCRTPTG